The sequence GCATGAAGATAAAGAATtgatttagtttaaaagcactgaacatttggatttagattaaaaacattttcagccaACATGACAAACATGTCACATTTCCACTTCagagtaaaaaataaagttcAGAATAAGAAAGGATTACAAGAAACATTGATAGGCGTCCATATACATTCCTGGCTCTTTGTCACAATTTCAAGATTCTCAGGACATTTTTCTTCAGTCTTCTTTATCTTCTCCATTCAGAAGTGGAAGGTGAGCCCAACCATTGTCCGTGTCATCACCGCTTTGCTCTCCATCCTGCTGGGCTGTGTTCTCTTCATCCTTGTGCCAATTTTAGTCTTCCAGAAGGTTGAAGATTGGTCTCTACTAGAATCAGCCTACTTTGTGGTTATCACCCTCACAACAGTGGGCTTTGGAGACTATGTTGCAGGTACCACTGGATGAAATCCTGAAACGTTTCCTCACTTGTTTTCCATGTAATGGTTCCTCATTTGCTTTGCAACAGTTTAATAAGTAGTTTGCATTTCATTTTGAGAACAAACTGAATGAAACATCTCGGTTGCatatgtaacccttgttccctgaacaAGTGAATGGAGACGTCATGTTGGAGAAGACCGACAAATTGGGAATCTCGCCAGAGAGACCAATCTACTTGATTGTTAGTTTAAAAACTAAACTAGCAAATGCGCATTTGCATGTGATATTTGCATCTGACAGCCATGCCTAGTCACATGGGTATTAAATGTGCATCAGGTGCAAGTGCAGATCAGTTGGTTCAACTGCTTTCTGCTCTACAATCTACAAGAGTTATTCTTCGAGCCAGTTCTTCAGGAAGAAGACTCTTTGTTCATGTTGGTGTGACAGCACTTCAGCTGTGGTCGGGATCTCCagagcatttaaaaaaacagctgttttcacGGCTAGTGAGTGAGGGCATCTTCAATGAGGTCTGATCGACATCTGGTCGTCAGTCTATCCTTCGGCACTCCCCTCCTTCGGAAACAGTAACATTGTCCGAGTCAGACCCTGAGTTCATGCCTATGCTTGTCCGGGCCGCCGAGAGGATCAGGCTAATGTGGAATCCTCCACTGTGTCCCGAGCCGTCAAGATTGGATGATTGGTTTCTCAGGACGGCTTTTTAATGTGCAACATCCACTTAGGTGGTCCAGGAGTGGCTGTGTGTGGCAGACATGAAGATGCCAATAAAACTCGGTTTCTAAATTCCCCCATATCCTAGACCAGCCTCTTCTAACACTAAGACCTCGGCCCggctacgtgcccaaggttcctaccactcccttttttggaccaggtggtgaacctGCAAGTACTGCCCCCGGAGGAgacagacccagccctagctttgctctgtcccgtccgcacTCTGCGTCTGTACGTGGACCGAGCTCAATGCTTCAGggcctcagaccagctctttgtctgttacggaggccagcagaaagGAAAGGCTGGGTTACACATAACACATCTGCTAGGTTTTAAGAGGGTTCGTTTTGAGCTAGTATCCTCCTGTGTTCTCACCTCAAACACGTAGAGGCACTGAGAGGCCCTGGcctagtgtcggcttgctgtgCCTTAATGTGCACTTTATATTGCTCCAGAGGGCAAACCCTGTGAGTTCCTCCATCACTCTCAGCAGCCGGATGTGGCAGAGTGTCCGGCGCCAGGCCTTCACTCGATGTATTCTTGAAAGCCGGTGTTAGGATGGGTGCCCATATGTAGTGACCCTGAGGGGATCAtatatgtgtattgtccacggtATAGCTCCTAATCAGAAGCCTGTGTCTTTCCCTTGGCAGAGTCTGCTCTGCCGTCTCTGCCAGTTGTAGTCCTCCGAATCTGGGTGAGAGCCACCTCAGAGACTTCCATATTCAGTACGGCCCTACGGGGTTAGTCCGTATGTGTATCATCAAATTACAACCTCCTGTGGAGGATGTAGCCTCCGCGCCGTTCCTTTTCCTAGAAGGGCATGCTTTCCCAGTTTTATCCAAGTTCACTGAGTGGGCAGTGATCGCCTTCTGTGCCTAAGCCCTGTCCCATCTCCCAAAGGCACAGAGGGATCAGGAGGCTTACTGGAAGGGGCAGCATCAGTGgtgctttggtagggattcccaATTCGACGTTGCCTTTCAGTCGAGAGTGACAGACTGAAAGGGAATGTattggttacatatgtaaccctaGTTCCCTGAAGAAGGGAACGGAGACGTCACGTCACTTCCCGTCACCACAGATGCCGTACCACCGCTGGGGTGCCAGGTCACCTGCTCGGCTCTTCAGTGAAAACCTGATAAGTGCTTACACCTGCTGTTCATTTATACCCGCGCGGCTTGTTTAGTTTACACTCAAAGTAGATTGATCTTTCTGACAAGATTCCCAATTCATCTGTCTTCTCCAATGTGATGTTGAGAGTGACCGACATAAGATTTACACCTATAAGCAACTGTCTTGTCTCTTGACTTCTTGTTTAAGATGTTAACCCTCATTTAACCATGGCACGTTCTTCCACGAAACATGACAAAAACTAACCATTGCAGTTATCTTGAGGTGGGTGTTTAATGGCTTGAATTAAATATTCTATCAATGGTTAAAATCCACCATTGACTGCATTATTTAACAGGACATTTTGATATGGATTTGATATGGAACTGAAACTCCAAAGTGACAAGCAATGCTAAACATCTTACCTTTATTTAACAAGAAACAcatccaaaatgaaaattctgttatcatttactcaccctcatggcattccaaacctgcatgactttcttactcatgcagaacacaaaataagatatttcaAAGAATATTTCAACTTGAATTTTAGTATGAAATTTAATATCACCCAAAACGTTCAAACTCCAAAAAAGGACACAAAGTTAAATTAAACCATAAAATTTCACTGGTATACTCTGTCCCAAGCCATACGATGAACAGATCAGAATATCCTTTTATTTAatctcaaatcaaatcaaaacagTTGATCAATGCACATATACACAGACTACATCAAGTATGGTGACACAAACCTGAAACATCACCTAATTTCAAACCTTATTGGTTCATTTTTGTATGTGtttgcattaattaatgttaattaattaaaggcttaaaataaataatttaactcTACCTTTATGTCCATCTTGGAGCTTGAAAGTCCCATTGATTGTCATAATATggacaaaatattttcttttgtgttcaaaagaaGAACTaaagtcaaacaggtttgggACCACATGAAGGTGATGCAATGATTAGATAAGTTTCGTTTTCTGGTGAACTACAGTATCCTTATCCTTctggtgaactatccttttaatttGAACAAATGACTTGATCTTTATGTATTCTGTACATTTCTTGTCCATTAGGTGATGGCGAAGCAGGTGAACATCATTGGTACAAGCCTCTGGTGTGGTTTTGGGTTTTGTTTGGTTTGGCCTACTTTGTATCCATTCTTTCCATGATTGGGAACTGGATTCTGGTTCTTACCAAAAAAACCCGAGCTGAGGTAGGCCTATGATTAAATCatgatgtaaaattaattttttataaccAAATGTCTTGTGCAGTTTAGGGCAGTGCCTGGACAAAATCCCTGGTCAAACACAGCACTGCAACTCAAATGGGATTATTAATTTATCTCTCAATTCCCGTCCCTTCTATCTTCATGATAACCTTCCATACATTTTCCATCACACCCGTAATTCATCTCCACAACTCCTATTAACCTAAAATCTGTATCAAATTTCAATCATTCTGCTCCTGGTGACATACAAATCTCTCCATAACTCTCAAGCCTTTCCATTTCTCCTGCCCTACTTTCTGCTCTCAGATGGAAGAGTTAAGAGCACACGCCTCAGACTGGACTCAGAACATCCAGAACATGTCTGTGGATTTCCGTATACCCGGAAAACTCGAAGACCCTTTCAAGCGCAGCAGGCGAAAGCGGCGCCACAGGCGCCACAGACACAATGGCAGTCAGGGTGGAGCCGGAGAGGACGGGAGAGATGAGAACGTATCAGAATCCGGCTCCTACTCGGGTTCATCGGATGAGTCGGAAGGCAGCTCTGAGTCAGAATCGGAGGTGACCGAGACAGAACGGGTCCCAGGAGGAGAGGGCGGTGGTGTAGGAAAAGAATTAGAGAAAGAGGAAAAGCCCCAAGACTCGCCCAAAGATCCTGTCATCTCTCAGCCATTGGATTACTTTGGGGAAAATCTTGCGTATATTGATGAGTCCTCAGATGCAGTGAGTGGGAAGATTCACCTGGACCCCTTGCTGGACATACCAGAAACGGACCCAGCTTCTAAAGATAGGCCTAAAAGGAGACGTCAAAGGAGACACTTGAGAAGGGATCAACAGAAACCCAAGACCCCTAAAACCAGTCCAAATGAACCAGAGATTAAAGCGCCAAATGGAGACATTCGGAAGAAAGACCCTCCTGTACCAAAGCTGTGAGCATCCAGGTATTTATGGGGTTTGTAGTTCCTCAAAAAAGATCCAGTCCTCCTCTTTGCAATAAAGTTTTGCAATTGCTCGCTTCAGGATATGCTGTGCTCCATTGTGAAGGCACTTGCTGTTATTCTCAGATTTTACTGGGACAAAAAAAGAAACTGTCCATGTGTCTAAAATGAGAAGAGGAGATAAAGAATCTGGTCTTCTCAAGTCTTGGACTCCTCAGCATGAGTGAGAACTTTTATTGGGTAATCAGATAGAGGCCTGATGACCATTAGTCATTATGTGCGGGAAGGCCATCGTGATCAGATTCTTAGTGCCATCTACTGGATGTTCACTGCATATGACTGACTCGTTTGTTTATGAATGCACTGACTGTCAATGTCATTTTATTCGGTGTGCCTTTCACTCCTTTCCTAACATCATAATAATAAAGGAATGATAGCTTGTTACTACTAATCCAACTCAGCTGAGATTTACAGCTTGAGTTCATCAAACTGTAATCTTTTTCTATTACTGATAAATAACATTAATCTACAGAAGCCTGTTTCTGCCTCAAGTAAAAAAAGAGGTAATTtggactttatttctcataattgttactttttcatcttataattttatatattacacacagcactttatatctcacaatgtgactttttctcataaatgTCTTTTATTCTCACAGTTGCTACTTTTTCTAATTTGTAATTGTGATGTTAACTCTGTCACACTTattcagttgtgtttattcTTAGTTTAGTTTTCACGGACtcttgtttgttttcattcatcACATGTATtcctttatttaaattttccCGCCACTCATCAGTTTCCATGGACACTAATCATCATCAGCTGTTCGTCTTTTAGTTAACCACATGTGTATATTAGTTCCTCAACTTCACTCAGTGTTTGTCTGGTCTCATTTACGTTAGCACTTGTCTGTACTACCTGCTGGATGTTTATTAAACTCTGCATTTTGAACTTATATCCTGATCATCTTCTTTTTCCTCGTACCTGGCTGCCAATTTCCCATAATTgtgacttaaaggattagttcactttaaaattaaaattgtcccaaaatttactctccctcaagccatcttaggtgaatatgactttcttctttctgatgaacacagtcagagttatgttaataaatatcctgacgcatccaagctttataatggcagtgaacgggaccaatgagtatgaagctcaagaaagtacatccatccatcataaacgtactccacacggggggttaataaaggccttgtgAAGCGAAACGATGTGTTTgtgtcaaaaaaaaagttataaagtaaaatatctagcttccgccagaccgccttccatattgaAATTACGAAAAATTTTCAATATATAGTAATAAGTTCAATATGTGAGaggtttacactttcttcataagaatgaatgaatacggaaggcagtttggcggaagctagatattttactttataacttgttaaatatggatttttttcttacacaaatgcattgcttggcttcagaaggcctttattaaaccccCGGAGCCGCATGAAGTACgtttattatggatggatgcactctCTTGAGCTACATACTCataataaagcttggatgcatcaggatatttattaatataactctgattgtgttcatcagaatgaagaaagtcatatacacttatgatgacttgagggtgagtaaagcttggggcaattttcattttgaagtgaactaatcctttaattttaaCATATATCTTGTAATTTTGACTAACTCCCACAGCTGCAACTTCATCTTGTAATTACGGCTTTATTATTCATAAATGCAAGTATGTCTCACAGTTGTAAGTTTATTTCTCTTAATggtgactttttctcataatttcatGATTGCAACTTTAAAATTGgcactttatatctcacaatgtgactatttcataattttatttCCCTTAATTGCAATTTCATACCACACATTTGTCATATCTCATAATCATGAATAATTTAAACAGTCGCTACTTTGTcttgcaactttttttctcagaattgcgattgTATGTCTCACAGCTACAATTGgcactttatatctcacattgtGACTATTTTTCATGACTGCacccttatttctcataattgttaCTTTTAATCTTACAGTTTATATTTTGtcttgtaattgtgactttatttccaATAATTGTGACTTTGAATATCACACAATTGTCCATTTATCTAGCCATATATCTCATATttgtgactttaaatctcacatTTGCTACTCTCTCTTGTCATTGCaaatttatttctcacaattgtgacttcaAATCTCACATTTTAAAGTTTGTTTCTTATTATTGTGACTTTTTTACTCTGAGGCAGAAACAGGCTTTCACAGAGAATCTGTGTTCAGACTACTCATGACTGTGGTGTGTGTGCACATTTTCCCATAACTCGTTAAGTAATTCAAGGAGTTCAACCCTGCTAGGAACTAACATGAAACCACATCAGGAGTCACCCGTAACAAGGTTTATTGCAATTCAGCACTGCAGTCAGTCCATTACATTTATGTGGTCAAGTTACAGACAAAGGAGGAAGGAAAGGATTTACTTCGGTTACACTGTGCCGTAATCCTTTTATTTAGTCACAGTCTGTATTTCACTGGGATTTGATCTTGAGTGTTTACTTTACAGAGctgcaggtaaaaaaaaatatatatacatatattatatatatatataaattttacttTTATCCCATTGCCATCATAGTACTTTTGTGCAGTCTTTACTGTCTAAAATACTATTTATAATATATGAGACTACATGCGTGTAATGTGCTCACCACACTCATAGAGCTTGTTGATCCTCTGAATGTCAATGTTAGACATTTCCAGCCTCTGTCCGATCTGCACTGAAGGGTTAGGAATAGGAGTAATTGTTTCCATCCCATATTGTATGGCGAAGGCTGTCCTGCAAATGAAGGGTGAGGGTGAATTCCCATTAGAAAGACTTTATATATCTGTACTGACGCATGATTTCAAAAGTAATACGAGTGAAGTTTTACCTTCCATAATGCATGATGGAGTTGTAGTCATAAGGGGTATTCAGATTATTTGTGTCCTGCTTCTGAAAGTTGTATGCAGATTCTATGTAACGGCAAAGGAGTGTTCATTGTTACTGAGGTTTTCGTTAcgctaaaataataaaaaaaagtttttttttaagagaccTCTATAGAATTTGAGATTTGTCCACATTCCCACACATCTTCTAACCTTTTGGAATATTGTCCCAGTTGATCCGGATGTACTGGTCTCTATCGCTCCTGGTGTGCTCGTGGTAAAACCCCAGAGAATGGATGAGCTCATGCTCAATGATCCCGTGAGAAACACAGCCGTGTACAGACAGAGACACCTGCTGTTTCCCTCCAGATCTCCCTACAGTAGACCAACAGCTGTAAACAAAGGAATATATAACACTAAAATTATCACAGCATAACAATGCATGTGGTTAAACTCTTcaaatgtacactaccattcaaaagtttggggtcggttagattttgtaatgtttttgaaagtctctgctcaccaaggcttcaattatttgatcaaaaatgcagtaaaaatgtaatattttaaaatatcattacaaattaaaataattttcctatatattttaaaatgctatttattaatgcgatggcaaagctgacatgatctttcagaaataattctgatTTGCCAGTTTAGTTCTCAAGAAACaattcttattattaataatgttgaaaacaattgtgctacttaatatatttgtggaaaccatacatttttttaggagttttaatgaataaaaagtcaaccacaattatttaaaatagaaatattttatgacattataaatgtctttactgtcactttttatcaatttatccttgctaaataaaactgactccaaacttttatacagtatatgcaTTATTTAAACGTGGTCAAGCTCACCCTAGTAGGTTCTCAATGCTGAGGTAGTCCAGTTGATTGGTTCGCGGCACAAAATGGATGCAGGTTTTTGCAGAGATGGTCTTCATTGCATTTTCGATCACTGCCTTCTCAGCACTATCTATCAtaatcaccaaaaaaaaaaaaaaaaaaaaaaaaaatatatatatatatatatatatataaatatacatacatacacactatattgccaaaagtattgggatacccctccaaatcatttaATTCAGGTGTTCTAATCACTTCCATGACCataggtgtataaaatcaagcccctaggcatgcagactgcttctacaaacatttgtgaaagaatgggtcgctctcaggagctcagtgagttcaagcgtggtaccgtgataggttgcctcctgtgcaataagtccattcatgaaatttcctcactactaaatattccacagtcaactgttagtggtatcataacaaagtgaaAGCAATTGGGAACATCAGCAACTAAACcacaaagtggtaggccacgtaaatttacagagcggggtcagcgaaTGCTGATGTGCACAGTgtgcagaagtcgccaactttctgcagagtcaatagctacagacctccaaacttcatgtggctttcagattagctcaagaacagtgcgtagagagcttcatggaatgggtatccatggccgagcagctgcatccaagccttacatcaccaagtgcaatgcaaagcgtcagaTGCAGTGGTATGaagcacgccgccactggactctagagcagcggagacgtgttctctggagtgacgaatcacgcttctctgtctggcaatctgatggatGAATCTGGATTTGgcagttgccaggagaacggtacttgcctgactgcattgtgccatgtgtaaagtttggtggagggggattatggtgtagggttgtttttcaggagtTGTttttggccccttagttccagtgaaaggaactcttaatgcttcagcataccaacacattttggaaaattcatgctcccaactttgtgggaacagtttggggatggccccttcatgttccaacatgactgcgcaccagtgcacaaagcaaagtacataaagacatggatgtggtgtggaggaacttgactggcctgcacagagtcctgacctcaacccgataaaacacctttgggatgaattagatcggagactgtgagccaggccttctcacaaaacatcagtgcctgacctcacaaatgcacttctagaagaatggtcaaaaattcccataaacacactcctaaaccttgtggaaagctttcccagaagagttgaagctgttatagctgcaaagggtgggccaactccatattaaaccttACGGATTCAGAATGggatgtcatatatatatatatatatatatatatatatatatatatatatatatatatatatatatatatatatatagccaaaAGTTTTGGAGCCtgataaaaatgatcattttagaagaaaatttcagatggcacttagaggcttcatatctatgtatgtatgtatgtatgtatgtgtgtgtgtgtgttgaatttAATCACTCACAGAAGTCATTAGCAATGGTGTACGGCACTTCAACCAGGTTAGATTTGGATTTTGGCCATTTGCAGTAAGTGCCATTCAAGCATTTCATGGCATTCCTTCTTTTGGGTAAGGCCATATCTCCCTCCAGAAGCACATCAATGATCTCTgaatcaaaacaaaatgaaaagagTCAGAATAATTTCACTCATTTAATTAAGCAATTCTCTTAGAGAAAATTGCATATGAAAATGCACAGCTTAAATAAATagtatgaaaatatttttattttattttttattgtcataataAAGCAGTAAATAACTATCACCTTTGTTTGCCTCCAGAATTCTTGAGAAAATATCTGTAACGTTGTGCATCTCAGACTGGATTTCTGAACAAAGAATGACAAAATTAAACCATACTTTCAATATTCAAATCAGTGGTCCTTGGTACTTGGGACCCAAAGTATGTTGTATTTGGCCTTATTTAACACAACTGAAGCAGACCATCAGTTCATTAACAGAAAGCAGCATAAATCTGTTtcagataagagagacatacaaaatgagCAATGCTGTGTGTCACAAGGATGTAAGAGGGTTGAACAGAAACCTGCCTTGATCAGTGGGCAGCACCTGTGGAAAGAGCAGATacagagtgagtgagtgagtgagtgagtgagaaaATTATGAAGTGAAGATGCTCTATGCTGAAAGCAGCAGCTCGTACCGTAGCAGGAAATGCTAGAGAGAGATTTAGCAGCACAGCTGTGATGGAAAAAAGCAATACACACTCCATTTTCCCTCAATGTGTCTCAAAAAGGATGAGACTGTGAGAGAGCTGAGCAGGAGCTTTTCTTATATAGAAAGATCTGGGAGTGTCCAGCATTGGGGTTAAAGTGTAAATCAACACAGAACACTTGAAAAGATCTGAAAAGCTTTTAGCATGAGGTTACATCAGCCGCACCCATAATAAACAAGATTATTGTTTCAGATATAGACTAAAACAGCATCTTTAGGCCTAGGCAATCTTGCATTCTTGATGACAACAAAGGGGAGCTTTCACATGGTCATACTACTGCATTAAATTCAAACAGAAATAAGAGctaaaaagttaatttcattTACACTATAATATACACCTATTCAAACTTATTCAATGCAGAAATcaacattagaatgatttctgaaggatcgtgtgacactgaagactgaaagaatgatgctgaaaattcaactttgtcatcacaggagtAAGTGACTTTAAAAtctaagaaaaaatatatattaaattgtaacaatatttcataatatttgtttttactgaaCTTTTGacaaaatgcagccttggtgagcataagaaagtttttacaaaaacactgaccccaaacttttcaacagtatataatataaaaagttTATCAGGAGCCATTTAATGCTCATCAGAGCTATTGATAAATCGccaccttggaattataaggttcaaTCTGCATTCTGAGTGGTTTTGAGATACTGATCTTCAAAGATTTTGCATTCCATATAGCAAAAATATGGGGGACAAGTTACTTTCACATGAATATGGCAGAGAACCTAAATGTATTCTTAATGTATAATATCAAAATCCTCTCAGATTTGTAAATGGGGATTATTGGAACAGGTCAAATGCAGATAGAACCTTCTAATTCTAAAAAATCACTTTCCGCTTGGAAAAGGTTCTATCTTGCAAAACATTAAAGCAATAATTTCCAAGAAACACaaacagtttacttaaaatttgttttaaaacataaataagtgTTGTAGCAATGTGTCGACATGTATGAGAAAGTTACATTTAAtgaaattttcatattttagaatgaataattattttctGGATCAAGTTAAGCATAAAGGCAGTGCTAAATATTTTGTCTGCAATTCATCTGACTAGGAATTCATTCCACAGAAAATGGGACTGGTAAAATGGTTTTCTTTCAAGAGATCAGTATGGATTGAAAAGATTGTAGACAAACTTTGATGCTGGCTTGAGAAAGCCTAGCCAGaagagatagacagacagacagacagaatggaAGCTTAAATGAGTCTATATGGGCTTCTGAGTGTTTAAATGTGGATTTTGACAGGAGTTGGCTCATTGGTCCTCTTGTGTGCATTCCAAGTGCTGACGGCTCACGCAATTGGCTCACGCAAATAGAACCTTAGGTTAGAGCTCAACTTTGTATATAGAACCTTATTGTTTTCTGAATAA comes from Chanodichthys erythropterus isolate Z2021 chromosome 22, ASM2448905v1, whole genome shotgun sequence and encodes:
- the LOC137012076 gene encoding hatching enzyme 1.2-like isoform X1; this translates as MALPQKVTPRCSGMLTEVMTPETEIQSEMHNVTDIFSRILEANKEIIDVLLEGDMALPKRRNAMKCLNGTYCKWPKSKSNLVEVPYTIANDFYSAEKAVIENAMKTISAKTCIHFVPRTNQLDYLSIENLLGCWSTVGRSGGKQQVSLSVHGCVSHGIIEHELIHSLGFYHEHTRSDRDQYIRINWDNIPKESAYNFQKQDTNNLNTPYDYNSIMHYGRTAFAIQYGMETITPIPNPSVQIGQRLEMSNIDIQRINKLYECAL
- the LOC137012076 gene encoding hatching enzyme 1.2-like isoform X2, with amino-acid sequence MHNVTDIFSRILEANKEIIDVLLEGDMALPKRRNAMKCLNGTYCKWPKSKSNLVEVPYTIANDFYSAEKAVIENAMKTISAKTCIHFVPRTNQLDYLSIENLLGCWSTVGRSGGKQQVSLSVHGCVSHGIIEHELIHSLGFYHEHTRSDRDQYIRINWDNIPKESAYNFQKQDTNNLNTPYDYNSIMHYGRTAFAIQYGMETITPIPNPSVQIGQRLEMSNIDIQRINKLYECAL
- the LOC137012278 gene encoding potassium channel subfamily K member 4, translated to MHSTTLFFVLTGVLLYLVMGALVFNALEAPYEESHHVQLQTTRQEFLGNYTCVDPERLENLIVIVAKAISVGIDPNNSTNATFSTSWDLASAFFFCGTIITTIGYGNISPKTSWGQFFCIWYTLVGIPLFGFLLGAAGDHLGTSLRNAIAKVEALLWKWKVSPTIVRVITALLSILLGCVLFILVPILVFQKVEDWSLLESAYFVVITLTTVGFGDYVAGDGEAGEHHWYKPLVWFWVLFGLAYFVSILSMIGNWILVLTKKTRAEMEELRAHASDWTQNIQNMSVDFRIPGKLEDPFKRSRRKRRHRRHRHNGSQGGAGEDGRDENVSESGSYSGSSDESEGSSESESEVTETERVPGGEGGGVGKELEKEEKPQDSPKDPVISQPLDYFGENLAYIDESSDAVSGKIHLDPLLDIPETDPASKDRPKRRRQRRHLRRDQQKPKTPKTSPNEPEIKAPNGDIRKKDPPVPKL